In Aspergillus fumigatus Af293 chromosome 6, whole genome shotgun sequence, the genomic window CTGGGTCCTGATGGACGTAAGATAAAGTGTGAGGGAAAGAGGACTAACATGACGGGAGCAGGGCGACTTTCCGCATCCTATTATCGTGGATGAATCGTCCTGGACGCTGGAGACGACGTCCCAGCCTCCCGGAAAGGAGGTCTCGGTTCATCTGGACAAGGTCAATAAGATGGAATGGTGGGCTCACGTTGTGACGACGGCGCCGAAGATTGATGTGAGCAAAATCACGCCGGAGAACTCGAGTTTGAGTGATTTGGATGGCGAGACGAGGGCCATGGTCGAGAAAATGATGTACGATCAGCGGCAGAAGGAGATGGGCGGGTTGACTAGCGACGAGCAGCGGAAGATGGACATTCTGAAGAAGTTCCAGGCTGAACATCCAGGTATGTTGCCGTCGAGACTCGGTGTGGTCTACGGGCTAATGTCTTGCAGAGATGGACTTCTCGAATGCAAAGATTGGTTAAGGTGGTGCGGGTCTACTGCTTGTTGACTGTATGAATTAACGATATCCGTGTACATGAGGTACTTGAGATCAACAGGAACCCTTATGGAGCCTCTATATGATGATTGTCTTATTATCCTTACCCATCTCTTTGAATGGGGGACTCGATCCAAGACTCATTCTATAAAGAACTGCTTTTACCACTTCGGGTAAGGCCGCCACAAGCGAATGCGAGAGTTGCCTTTCTGGGACTAGTGCTCCATCTATGTGACGATCTCCTCGTATTGCCATCAGCCTCGCATCATCTTTCAGTGACCTCCGACCGAATGGTCCATCAGAAAATAGGCTGAGTACGATGTAGACCAGCTCAGAGGTCCAGCCTGACTCGCGAGCTGGACCAATCCCACCGCGTGAAAACAAGACGACCAGGCTTGCAAGGCGCAGCCTATCGAGCCTGATAGGCATCTGCTCTTGAGAGTCGCTATTTCTATCCATCTAAACAGCCCGTCAAAGGTATATTTGAAGCGCATTTGGAGGCTCTGTCCAGAGAATACAGCAGATATCTTTCGAAGATACAATGCTACCTTCCCCAGAAACATCTGTCTCTTCCGAGGCCGCCGAGAGAACTCGGTCAAAGGCCAATCCCGAACGTTCCGGGCCGTCGGGACCTCTGCAAGGCCAGAAGAGTCTATTTCGAGTCCCCATGTACCGGGCGTCCGGTGTTGGACAATCAAATAGAGAACGATCCACGGAGCGCGTGTACCATGCGCGGCGGCCGCACCGCAAGTCCCGCTCTGGCTGTCTAACTTGCAAGAGAAGACGAGTCAAAGTAGATTGCCTTCCCCTCTCGTTTTGGCCTGGTACTATGGAGTATGCTGATGGTTCCAGTGTGATGAGACCCAACCTCACTGCCTGCGATGCAAGAAGCATGGCGTTACATGTGCATACACAGGCCCGGAATGCTCAACCAACGAAAAGGGCGTTGTTTCTGTTTTCATTCAGAAAAACCCTGAGTTGGTATCGCCAAGCTCTAGCCAGTATTCAATGTATCTCCGTGA contains:
- the nudC gene encoding NudC domain-containing protein, producing MSSTDLEQDPTPKDIAQRELEEKERKAKEDAEQAQLPYKWTQTIRDVDVTIPVPANIKGRDLDVVLTKTKIKVAIKGQEALIEGDFPHPIIVDESSWTLETTSQPPGKEVSVHLDKVNKMEWWAHVVTTAPKIDVSKITPENSSLSDLDGETRAMVEKMMYDQRQKEMGGLTSDEQRKMDILKKFQAEHPEMDFSNAKIG